cctttgagatcctagTACAGCATCTAGGTTGGATCTTCCTAGGGtaaattttgagagagttttcatcaaatactctatcttttctagctgtccTGGGCAGTGCTCACATCTAGACCTAGGATGCTtttcagatttttctaatttctccaAGCAAGTTATTAGAttctcatttttctcttctaacTGTTTTATCCTACCCTCAAGCCATTTAATCTCTCCTTTACGCTTGCTATTTGACTTTTGCAGTTTTGTAGCTTCCTTATGCAGTTCATTAAATGCATCAAGCAGTTCATAGTAATTATTTTCCTCATGTTCAGATGtgaaactactcacactgcTTTTGGATGATTCTGCTTTAGCCATCAGACACAAATTATTTTCCTCTTCAGTGTTGTCATCAGATTCATTGGATGTGCTGAAATCATTTTCTTCCCAGGCAATGtaggctttctttttcttcaggtGCTTCTCTGCCTCATTTTTCTCTTCCAGTTTCTGCTTCATCTTCAGTACAGGGCAATCTGCCTTGATGTGTCCTGTCttgccacactcatagcaggttTGAGATCCAGATCTGGAATGCTTCTTATTCCCTGCATGACTgttattagttttattcttatacttcataaattttgagaactttttcacCATTAGTCTCAAGGCTTCACTGTCAGAGTTATAATCATCATTAGAGTCATCTACAGTTTCTGCTTTCTTCAGTTTTGCTGCAGATTTTACagcactcttcaaggctattgtgtgcctcttttctccatcctcttcttccttgagtcttccaagctctagTTCGTGTTCTCTTAGCTTCCCAGAGAGTGTAGCTATGTTCATGCTAGTGAGGTCTTTGGATTCTGAAATTGCAGTGACTTTGGGTTGCCATGTCCTGTTTAAGCTTTTCAAGATTTTGATATTCATTTCTTCTTTGTCAAAGATCTTGCCAAGAGCTAAAAGGTGATTTACTATGTGTGTAAATCTCTTATGTACATCACATATGTTTTCTCCAGCCTTCATTCTGAACAtttcatactcttgaatgagagtatTCTTCCTTGCTCTTTTTACCTCATCCGTGCCCTCATGGGTGACCTCCAAAACATCCCACATCTCTTTGGCGgattcacacacagataccctgtaaaattcatccaaagttagtgcagaggatataatatttttagctctaacatcatagtgtgcccttttattttcatcaagagtCCACTGTGAGAACTCTTTAAGAACAGTTTTGCCTTCCACAACTTTAATGGGTTGAAAAGGTCCATTAACTACAGCATCCCAAACCCCTTTAtccactgattcaagaaaaaatttcattctaattttccaaaaagggtagttttcaccagcaaacaGAGGTGACCTGttgatggatgccccttcagcaaaggtttgagatgtattagacatatcaggatctttctaatcgattatcgtgcgattagccagctctggtgccaattattaaaaacagatctgtctaattatcttaaccacaaagggatctgaattgattaataggCTTTTATCTGatttaagatgaatcttgaatgaatctttaggttttaaagctcaattaatcaatttcacagttttgggttaatggactgtttaattcaatcaagaaagattatgagagagaagaaagaagcaagacacacaatttatactagttcgattcaaggtgaatctacatccagtcttctcctaagtaacacacttaggaggattccactaaacagataggatccaagaattacaagcacacctatataattctagaccctcaaaacccaagaacttgattcaccaatcaagaactccccctaggagcaatgcatccacacaattgcacctaggcctacacttcaaacactgaagcaactgtaatcagaaatacagtaaacaaaatcaagaaacgaatacacatatgttgtgcagatttgacaagaTGCTCCTTGATTCAAGCAAGACCTATCATAGTAGAATCAACTATCAATCTTCTTGGATCTGCACTTGAGTGATCTTCCATAATGTTCAGAAACTCTATGACTCTCAGAGGGCTCTCTTTCAGATGGAAAACTGCGTGATCTATCAATTTTCTCTAGAACCAAAACAGATTCTAAAAATAGCTTTTATACAGAGTTTTCTGATGTCACTAAttgattagcaatttacctaatcgattatcgtgagtatattttcacttcctTTGTGCTATACTCACAgttaatccattagttaaaaaactaaCCATGCAAGATTACACAGCATAAGTGTAATGGTCCAAAGTAGCACACAGTACGCctaaaatacatttgataaagaaaaGCTATTAGCCTAATGCATAacctaactggaccaagctatgttttattctagaccagtagacatcatcaaaatcattcTTCATTCATAGGTGAAGTAGCTCCCCCTACCAACAGAAATAGTAGTAATTTCACATATATAGTGTATGagaattaattttcatatttcaatatgtttgagatttaattaaatgattaaatattaatCATTTGCATTTGAATTATGATTTGTCTAATACAGATTGAAAAGAAACTTTGTTGGTTAGTtaatatgaaaagaataaatctaccattaaattgaatataagtttAGATTATAGAATTTCATGTCGTTCATTAtcgggttaaatatgtttttagtcccttaagtttcagtgaattttggaattagtctttcttcaaaacttttgaccaatttagtcttttatttttaaaaaatgtgtgaatttagtaattttaaccAAAGTTTGTTTAGTTTATCGACGTTTTAagtttcatgatagtatttgaattgtttatcctgtttgacacattttcgcttcaatgttaactcaaatattataataaaatgcgtttaaaatgtcaaataaacttaataaaatttagtaaaaaggattaaattcacgcatttataaacatgaaagactaaattaatataaaatttcgaagaaagactaattccaaaattcacttaaacttgagggatcaaaaacatatttaacccttcatTATTTTAGATGTTATTGGACATGGTAGAAGTTGATTATTATTCTAAAGCTCAACTTCTTTCTGTATGTATGTGGTgtttgaaaagtaaaatgagaaaagaaaaaaaaaggtaaaaacaacaatataataaaaaaaaaatttaaaatagaaaaaagtgattttatatttctcttaaattaaaatattaaaatatttatttacttttatttatatgtttttttccttctttccaCTCCTATCATACAAGAAATCACGCGTAAAAGTATGGCCGGGCGCACCGCGTACGGTGTTTGATTAAATTGATGCACAACGTCTTACGTTTGCATACATGTCACACACGTTTCCCCTTCTCATTTGTCTTATCCCAAACATTTAATCTATTAACAGCTACACCATTAATTGCTTTATGTTCCAAATTGATTTTTTGGAGACTCTAAAATCTATGAACATCTATAAAATGGGAAATAAAAGAAGTGTAATTATAATAAACAATGTGATGTGGTagagaaattttaaaactacgagcattaatacaatatttagaagaaaaaaaaactttaatttcttCCCTACTTTAAAAGTAGCAATATTTTGTAGTtcgttattttttgtttgagatTATCTTTAATAGAGCTGTTTAACAAGGTTGGTTCAAATTAATTAACCAACGATTTTTACCAAAAGgttatcattaaaatatatatgatttgaatttttcttgCACAAGCTCATAGGTGTTTAAAATGAATCTTATTGTTGTACTTAAAGTCTTTGGAAAATCCATAGCGAAACATTCGTGTGCGTGtgtctttttatattatagttaagAGTTTATttacagaaaaaagaaatgttacCATCtactttttttctcattatttttattttattttctctttattgaaTACTAATATCTTcgtattttcattaaataagggtgattttgtataatttaaaaaaatcatccaagatatttaacaacaataatacttaaatcaaatttatataaagaatACACATAATAAACTTCAAATGTAATTCggtataataaaatttatttgtaaaacaattgtatctatttatatatattataaattgaacgtagaaaaatatttttcgttATAAAAGGTATAAGATTTCATTAGGGAGAACAAATACCAATTAGACATAAGCTTAACCACATAAGGTATTAAGATTACTCTTAACTCAAAACGTTAAGATAATGAATTTATAGGCCTTGATCCATATATGATGctcaattttctcatttttacttaaTGTAAAATTAGACTCATACTTAGATTCTTTAACGATCTCTCagattttctcatttttactgaTTGAGTTGGATTTCCGACATATGAtccaataataaaagaaatcataaaCTTTTCTATAATTTTCTGTTGCTGCTCAGTACACACTATTAttctttcctctttcttcttttcatactaattaatcaaattttactagGCCCACACGCAATCTCTCACATTATTCTTCGTTCCATTTCAAAAACCTTATTTTCATTGAAATTGACACATCATTTCACTCCAACGAGTATATATTCTTTCGCCATTTCAGACCGCATTTGGTTTAGTTTCTTAACATGAAAACCAAGTTGGAATATAAAAGAAGAGTGCCAACAACGATACTAAACAACAAGCTGTGGGACCCAAACAAGACCAGTGTAACGCAGTTGGCGGtagtttttttaatgattaaatttcaataattttcttttataattttaggtgatattttttaaattattttttcatattttaaaattacttgctgaaaaaaaaattaacaaaatatcatTGTGAAAGAGAATAGTAGTTTCCATGTCCACTCTTGGTTTTTTCAGCACAGACAAATAAGTGTGCACTTCACTAATGATCTGTTTGATTAAGGAAAATAGGTGTTGCCCCTTTCGACACGCGTTCACGCAATCTTAGCCAGCAACTACCAAGTAACCAACCTTGTACAAATTATAAGaatgttttggttttggtcTTTCAATTCTTAATTGCAAAGGAAAAACAAGGGTAGTTATGCCACTCTCCGCGTAATAGCAACATAACATGCACCTTCCTCACACATTCCCACTCATATATGTTATGTCTATATATTTAAGAGTGTAGTGTAGTGTCTTCAAATTCTCACAGTAAAGCAACCTACGATGAAGAGAGGCAGAGAAGAGGGTGAATTAGACAACATGGCTAAGTGTTTGATGCTATTGACGAAAGTTGGTGAGAGTGATGCGAAAACAAAACATCAAGTTGGTGAAATGGGTGATTTCAAGTGCAAAACTTGCAATAGAaggttttcttcttttcaaGCACTTGGTGGTCACAGAGCAAGTCACAATAAACCAAAGCTCATGATCACAGATCTTTCTTGCCATCACCAGTTACCTAGTCCAACCACGAAACAACAATCTAGGATGCACCCATGTCCCATTTGTGGCCTTCAGTTTGCCATTGGACAAGCCTTGGGAGGGCACATGAGAAAGCATAGAACTGCCATTAATCATGGTTTGTTCAATAATCGTAGAGATTCGGGTTCTTTGTCCATTCTCAAGAAATCTAAAGATGGTGGAAGGTTGAATCTGTGTTTGGACTTGAACTTGATGCCATTAGAGGATGATGATCTTAAGCTCAATCTCAGAACACCCGTTCTCGATTGTTTCATTTGATCGAAAATTTTGTACTTAACcagattcttttttttttgccttaCACAgttattgtgtattttttcGTAATTTTATTATCTAGCGTATGAACCTACTTGTAGTATTGTATCGtgtttatatgaaatttattaGTTCTCAATTATGCAGATTGTCTCTGAGAGTGTGTCCCAAACACGTAATCTTTTTTGCCTGAGAGATGTTATTGTTAAGCTTTATCCGAACAATGTCTTGTAATCCAATCACTCAcagttcttttatttttaaaagaatattctTATTTGTAATTAAGCCATGTTAAAGATACTACATACAAATAAATAAGACTATTTGATAGTACATAACTATTCATATCTTTCATGATATATAAAAGGGTACAAATTTCATCTTCTAAGTGGTTTTGTTTTCTAGAATTAAATTAGAGTTAAAATTCATATCTTAACATAGTATTAAAGTTAACATAGCATTAAAGTTATGGGTTAGAGTCTACCataattttgttgtttgttgtttaTTGATCCTATTGAGCTAGTATTGGATCACTCATCAATAATTAATCTCACATTTGAGATGTATATATCTTAAATgatcttaaaaattttatattaactagagataaaacgatttcataatatataagtgggtgtaaATCGCACATCACGGATTAAACTGACTTAaaagttcactttttttttcttttaaaaaatagaggGTTTgggaaatgaatttaaaaatcgAAAAATATTGATGGacttatttaattgaattttagaaatataataatattttatgaaatgtaaaatatgaaGGAATAAAGTCTGAATACACTAGTCAAAAGTATTACTCCTTGATAAGGAGTAAAATTGTATTGTTATTATACTGTTATTACACCAAAGCAGTCTTTTTTGTCCACAAGAGACCATAGATTACTACAAATACTATCAGTGTGATTATAACATAACAGGTACATAATTTCTGTGTGTCcagcattttttttataattataaataacaattaatacaaataaaaattaattaacacaataatcatgaaaaaatgaagatttaaatagtaagaataatatttatgctaaaaaatggttacaaaaataattccTCTATTAGTGATAGATACTAAAAAGTATTTAGAAAACAATTAAGAGATTTTTCTATTAGCGGTCTAATACatccttattttaataatttgtttttaatttgagtATAGTTTGTATCATGTTTTAGGtatcatcatatatttttcCACAATGTGGTTTGAAAAACATTTCTGAACACTATTCACCCCCAAATATATAAGCAATATCTAATAGAATTATCCTCTTTTTCAACGGTCcaggaagagaagaaaaaagtgaGATAATATGAGAtgaaaaaagttacaaaaagaaaatagtgttttagatatattattaaaatatatcattttgtGTTCATGTATATAATTCTTGTGGTATTTTAAAGTTGATGATTCTGCATCCAATCCTAAGTGTGTAAACATTCGTAATTTTGGTTTATAAAACTGTGAAATGTTATTATCATAGTAATAactgaaattaaaagaaaaaattgaatttaattagtCAACCTCAACCCCTTACTTGGAAACTTGTGCATTCTTTATGCATTGATTCGAGGGGAGATTATATAAggaattaatatattatattcaatccaaaatttaatataattaaattgtgattaattttctttgtatattattcttttctatctaatatgaaagttttaatttaaacttgAATTTCTAATAACAAATTTTGACATGCTGTTGTGAGAGTAACAAATAATATGTTGCATTATATATCTACAAGGTTAATGAATGATTAATAGAAAAGActaactaataaaattaattttaaaaaactatttattgtttttctaatttcaaaatCTCGAAACTTTTGggtaaaataaaagtttattaatttCATCTATGCTCACTTATACATAAGATGTGTCACTAAATtctgaacaaataaaaaaattaggacggattgatatatatatatatatatatatatatatatatatatatatatatatatataataccgacaatggaagagaaagaaaaatgcGTAAAAGTTCAATCTAAGAGGATCGATTCCCCTCCTGTAATAAATTTAGGTCATCAACTAACTGTTCTTGAACCACAATAATGTTATTCCGCTTGAAGTTTGAACCACCAACCTTTATCCAACTAATTGGACTTTTATTCACATTTTACGGAAAGGACTCTTGGGAATCAGAATAAGGCTACGTTTGTAGttctttctttctgcaccccgTCAAATTTCTCTTTGCATCCCATCATTGTGGATTTTATTTTCTAGAACACACTAAATCAATTATAGAAACATTTTTTCAGAAGACATTCTTTTCTGGAAGACATTAACCCACTTCTACTCCAGATAAAAATTTTCTGAAGCTTTGATGAATGGAGTGCAGGAAGAAACAGCCTTCTTGTTATCTTCCACCTGCCATTTTAGATAGTTTACTTAAGAGATCTAGCCTGGGTACCATACACTCTATGTCTGTCTCTATTATTCATACTTAAACCAAAAAAATGGAAAGCTCTTCCAACTTGTTGAAAATTACTTAGTTTCTGTCATGAAGATATCAATATACAAGCAAAATTTCTCTGTTGATCTGACAAACTAAAAAAAGTGTTCTGACAGGGTACTCGTGGTTTTAAGAAAAATACCCTTtctataaaacataaattattgtgttgctaatagaataattttttttttacaatacaaaacaaagaaatattCTTATACTTGGTATCTTTTTCTATAAATTGCTTGTTTGATGACAAATATATCGGTGATCACgtgatggataaaaaaaataataataagtcaAAAATGGAGGAAACTCTTATGTAGCAAATTATCGATGACCTTCCCTTTAGTTTTCATAAATTAGTTCGGCATAATTTGTATTCATGGAATACAGAATTTTGTTATATTGACAAGTACCTAAAATATAAATGagcaagaaaatattttcttagtAATATTTAACATGAAATAACTGGTATAATTACTTAAACTAGGAATTGtgtcaatataatttattacgTTTTAAAGAATATAAATGCAATTAACCATTCAAAATATCAACGATCAGTGGATTTGTGGCCCAACCAAACACAAGGCGCAAAGACAATCATATCTAGCtttgaattaatatataataacatcTAGGAAAGAAACTATAAAAGAATGACAGCGTGAAATGCAAAGCACGAATCATCATCAATTTATCATCATACATGTattttcctccttccttcttgtTCTTGGACAATAACGCTGTCTCCTCAACCACAGCAAGCTGACTTTTGTGCAACTTCCCCAGCCGTTGCCTGATCCTGTTGGTTGATTTTAATTCCTGCTGGCTGCAATGAAAATATAGCGACACATTCAACATGATggagaaaaatatatcaatataaatatatttttccttgaATTCAAGGAATAACATATTCAAGTACCTCTGCCTTAGAGTCAGTGTCAGCAAGCCTTTGTTTTATATCCTTTGCAATCGAGAAGAAAACTTCCTCCACGTTTAGATTTGTCTTTGCACTCTggaatagaattttttttttcagtaggTGATAGTAACAAAAGCTAAGGAAGTTTCCACATTTTAATGTATGCAACACTTACTGTTTCAAAGAATTTGATTCCATACTCATCGGCCAGTGCTTGTCCCTTGGAGGTAGGCACAGCCTAGAAATAAAAGCAGACATGTATGAATCCAAAAATCtaatatttgacaaatattAGAGTGGACAGGAAGATGTTACTCATACTAATGGCGTCAATAAGAAGTCGATCTCTTATGCGCTCAAcctcaaacaaaaatgttttattcACTATTGGTCTTAGACGCGGTTCCTCTCACACCATGAAACATGTTTGTTAAAACTTTTGGATTCGCGAACAGATGATCAGATGAGCAGACACCAGCTTAAAATAAAAGCGGTTTCAAAAGCAAATGGTTAAATATGCAAAGATGATTGGCGTGTGGGTTAAATCTCAAACAAACATGCTGCATTATAGAACCAACTCTTGCATAGTAGTgagaaaaatgtatattttaagaCAAGGATAGGTCATTTCTTTAGTTCCGTTGAGTTGGATCTGATCAAAATAGGTGCATGTGCATCGAAGTTCCTAAATAACTGAAAGAGAAAGGTCCCAGATGTT
This region of Vigna unguiculata cultivar IT97K-499-35 chromosome 5, ASM411807v1, whole genome shotgun sequence genomic DNA includes:
- the LOC114184143 gene encoding zinc finger protein ZAT8-like, whose translation is MKRGREEGELDNMAKCLMLLTKVGESDAKTKHQVGEMGDFKCKTCNRRFSSFQALGGHRASHNKPKLMITDLSCHHQLPSPTTKQQSRMHPCPICGLQFAIGQALGGHMRKHRTAINHGLFNNRRDSGSLSILKKSKDGGRLNLCLDLNLMPLEDDDLKLNLRTPVLDCFI